In uncultured Desulfobacter sp., one DNA window encodes the following:
- the hslV gene encoding ATP-dependent protease subunit HslV — protein sequence MDNQQFHGTTILAIRTRDMVVVAGDGQVTLGHVVTKHKARKVRRIYNNQIITGFAGATADALTLAEKLEEKLDQFSGSLTRACVELAREWRTDKYLRRLEAMMIAADKENLYLLSGNGDVIEPDEGVISIGSGSTAAQAAATALIENTDLEPVQIVEKAMKIAGDICIYTNHHVTIETIGNN from the coding sequence ATGGATAATCAACAATTTCACGGCACCACAATTCTTGCCATCAGAACCCGGGACATGGTAGTGGTTGCAGGTGATGGACAGGTGACGTTAGGGCATGTTGTAACAAAACACAAAGCACGCAAGGTCAGGCGAATTTATAACAACCAGATTATTACCGGATTTGCAGGGGCCACGGCAGATGCCCTGACCCTGGCAGAAAAGCTTGAGGAAAAACTGGACCAGTTCAGCGGCAGCTTAACCCGGGCCTGTGTGGAACTTGCCCGGGAGTGGCGTACGGATAAATATCTTCGCCGACTTGAGGCTATGATGATTGCAGCCGATAAAGAAAACCTGTATCTTCTGTCAGGTAACGGGGATGTTATTGAGCCCGATGAAGGTGTCATAAGTATTGGGTCCGGCAGCACTGCTGCCCAGGCGGCGGCAACTGCCCTGATTGAAAATACGGATCTTGAACCGGTGCAGATTGTGGAAAAAGCCATGAAAATTGCAGGTGATATTTGCATATACACCAATCACCATGTAACCATTGAAACCATTGGGAATAATTAA
- a CDS encoding tyrosine recombinase XerC, with translation MILDDYLMTLEAEKGYSAHTLRAYFTDIKSFILFYLETCKCEDENWQQAFAKRVQQVDKMIVRRYLAAQTALKKSKKTLSRRLSALKSFFDYLVRSGVIGLNPADTIPFPKLEKTLPKAMGIDDIFRLLDTMTCDTWMDKRNLAMFETFYSTGMRIGELHMLNMRDIDFHAGLIRVLGKGNKSRIMPVGRRALDAVQVYRADLKQDFSAVFLNKNFERLGRRSIRRILDKVVMECGLGLKISPHTLRHTFATHMLDAGADLRGIQEILGHASLSTTQVYTHVSMDRLMAVYDKAHPRR, from the coding sequence ATCTGATGACCCTGGAGGCTGAAAAAGGGTATTCCGCCCATACGCTTCGGGCCTATTTTACGGATATAAAAAGCTTTATCCTTTTTTATCTGGAAACCTGTAAATGCGAAGATGAAAACTGGCAACAGGCCTTTGCAAAGAGGGTGCAGCAGGTGGACAAGATGATCGTGCGCAGGTATCTTGCCGCCCAGACCGCCTTGAAAAAAAGTAAAAAAACCCTTTCAAGGCGTTTGTCCGCCTTAAAATCGTTTTTTGATTACCTGGTCCGGTCCGGGGTGATTGGGTTGAATCCGGCGGATACCATCCCCTTTCCAAAACTTGAGAAAACCCTTCCCAAAGCCATGGGTATTGATGATATCTTCAGGTTGTTGGACACCATGACATGTGATACCTGGATGGACAAACGCAATCTTGCCATGTTTGAAACCTTTTATTCCACAGGTATGCGCATCGGCGAGCTTCATATGCTCAACATGCGAGATATTGACTTTCATGCCGGGCTGATCCGGGTTCTGGGTAAGGGAAACAAATCTCGTATCATGCCCGTGGGCAGACGGGCCCTTGATGCTGTTCAAGTTTATCGGGCTGATCTTAAGCAAGATTTTTCAGCCGTATTTTTGAATAAAAATTTTGAACGTCTCGGCAGGCGCTCAATCCGTCGCATTCTTGATAAGGTGGTTATGGAATGCGGTTTAGGCTTAAAAATATCCCCCCACACCCTGCGGCATACGTTTGCGACTCATATGCTGGATGCCGGTGCCGATCTTCGGGGGATTCAGGAAATTCTCGGCCATGCCAGCCTGTCCACCACCCAGGTGTATACCCATGTGAGCATGGATCGCCTGATGGCAGTGTACGATAAAGCCCATCCCCGACGCTAA